From Rutidosis leptorrhynchoides isolate AG116_Rl617_1_P2 chromosome 3, CSIRO_AGI_Rlap_v1, whole genome shotgun sequence, a single genomic window includes:
- the LOC139897517 gene encoding uncharacterized protein encodes MKMLLNRNLQLKLESRYLFRRLITSNSRRIEDEGDWCYSTEWWGNDDDDTVFSSHSDYGNGVVSVVSSHSSRPNNSQWYKTENWLSQRYAELHPRGEPNARFRVLGYEWRTLRFNDVTRQSTAKVMLAYKESDSCSVFLRQEPHCLAVPYLKSMVSAGLASILCNYDLLSCVYGTNTLKVLCIGHGGGSLPLFLASKIPGAIIDIVEIDPIVIFASTQAMGFPAYSTMNKSGLRSHSKPDLIDEVLWKGVHERLHLYEADAEHFMTKNTTVYDMVFVDAYDGEDIFPHKLWDPDSLFLKALSERLHPEHGTVVVNLHSDADNSEECLLPMGKYVSQVCKAYKKVLLDDFESECGLAFTVNAPWVCNTSLVVSRGFRNSTHDLVLNDLISKSLKVENALNLPFSCLQYIKRGLTFVE; translated from the exons ATGAAAATGCTTCTaaatagaaatcttcaattgaaATTAGAATCAAGATATCTTTTTCGAAGATTAATTACCTCCAATTCACGTCGTATTGAAGATGAAGGCGATTGGTGTTATTCAACGGAATGGTGGGGCAACGACGATGACGACACCGTTTTTAGTTCTCATTCCGATTACGGAAACGGTGTCGTTTCAGTTGTGTCTTCTCATTCTTCCAGACCG AATAATAGTCAGTGGTACAAGACTGAAAATTGGCTATCCCAACGCTATGCAGAGCTACATCCAAGAGGTGAACCAAATGCGCGTTTCAGGGTTCTTGGGTATGAATGGCGTACACTTCGGTTTAATGATGTGACTCGACAAAGTACGGCTAAAGTTATGTTGGCTTATAAGGAATCAGATTCTTGTTCTGTATTTTTAAGACAAGAGCCTCATTGTTTAGCTGTTCCAT ATCTTAAAAGTATGGTATCTGCTGGACTGGCTTCCATCTTATGTAACTATGATTTGCTAAGTTGTGTGTACGGGACGAATACTTTGAAGGTTTTATGCATCGGTCATGGTGGTGGAAGCTTACCTTTATTTTTGGCTTCCAAAATTCCAG GTGCCATAATTGATATAGTAGAAATCGACCCCATTGTTATCTTTGCTTCAACTCAAGCAATGGGCTTTCCCGCATACTCTACAATGAACAAATCTGGACTGCGTTCACACTCAAAACCAGATCTTATAGATGAAGTATTATGGAAAGGTGTTCACGAGAGGTTACACCTGTATGAAGCAGACGCAGAACATTTCATGACAAAAAATACGACCGTTTATGACATGGTCTTTGTAGATGCGTATGATGGTGAGGACATATTTCCTCACAAATTGTGGGACCCGGATTCTCTATTTCTTAAAGCTTTAAGCGAACGCCTTCATCCTGAACATGGAACTGTAGTGGTAAATCTTCATTCAGATGCTGATAATTCAGAAGAATGTTTATTACCAATGGGTAAGTATGTATCTCAAGTATGCAAGGCTTACAAGAAAGTGTTATTAGATGATTTTGAAAGTGAATGTGGTTTGGCGTTTACAGTTAACGCTCCTTGGGTTTGTAATACATCTCTTGTGGTTTCTAGGGGTTTTAGGAACAGTACACATGATCTCGTTTTGAATGATCTTATTTCAAAATCACTGAAAGTCGAGAACGCTCTGAACTTACCTTTTTCTTGTTTACAATATATTAAGAGAGGCTTGACTTTCGTTGAATAA